The Polyangium mundeleinium genome contains the following window.
CTCGAAGCCGTGGTGGCGAAGCTCCGCGCGACGGGCGTGGAGGTCGGGCGCGAGGGCGACTGCGTGCGCATCCGCCGCGACCCCGACCGGCCGCTGCGCGCGGTGGACGTGGTGACCGCGCCGCATCCCGGCTTCCCGACGGACATGCAAGCGCAGTTCATGGTGCTGATGTGCCTGGCGCGCGGGACGTCGCGGATCGTCGAGACGATCTTCGAGAACCGGTTCATGCACGTGCCGGAGCTGCGCCGCATGGGCGCGGAGATCGACACGGACGGGCACACGGCGCACGTGCACGGCGGTCGCCCGCTCTCGGGCGCGAAGGTCATGGCCACGGATCTTCGCGCGAGCGCGTCGCTCGTCATCGCGGGGCTGCTCGCGACGGAGGGCGAGACCGAGGTCTTGCGCGTCTACCACCTCGATCGCGGCTACGAATACATGGAGCGCAAGCTCGCGACGCTTGGCGCGGATACGGTGCGGATCAAGGGGCAGCCGGGGTGAACGAGGGTCCGCTCTCGATCGCCGTCCCGAAAGGCCGCATTCTCAAGGCGCTCGCGCCCCTGTTTTCCCGGGCGGGCCTCGACGTGGGCCCGCTGCTCGCCGACGACCGGCGGCTCGTGCGTGACGACGCCGCCGGCCGCCTGCGCTACGTGTTCCTCAAGCCCGACGACGTGCCGACGTACGTGGAGTACGGCGCGGTGGACCTCGGCATCGCCGGGCGGGATACGTTGCTCGAAAAAAAGGCGGACCTCTACACGCCGCTCGACCTCGGAATCGGCCGATGCCGCCTCGCGGTGGCGGGGCCGCGGGGCAAACCGGCGCCGGACGTGCCGCGCGTGGCCACGAAATACCCGCGTATCGCTGCGGATTTTTTCGCCAAAAAGGGGATTCAGGCCGAGGTGATCCCCGTCTCCGGCTCGGTGGAGCTCGCGCCGCTCGTGGGTTTGTCGGACCTGATCGTCGACGTGGTCGAGACGGGGAAAACCCTCGAAGAGAATGACCTCGAAGTGATCGAGACGGTCGCCGAGGTGAGCACGATGCTCATCGCGAACCGCGCCGCGTACAAGCTCCGCGCGGCGGAGATCCGGCCGCTTTGTGAGGCCCTCGGCAAGGCCGTGGCGGAGGCTGCCTCTCCCTGATCCGGCGTTGACCTCGCTCTCGAAGCCGGCCTACGATATCGTAGAAAGCGAGGAATCCATCATGAACATGCGCGGAACGATGCGCGTCGCGGCGCTCGGGCTGCTCGCGGGCGGAATGGTGTTCGCCTGCGGAGACGGCGGGAGCACGACCTCCACGGGCACGAACGCGGGCGGCTCCGGGGGCGCGGGCGGCGCTACAGGCGGCGGCGGGACGGGCGGAGATGCGGGGTCGGGCGGCGACGTGTTCACGGACGCCGGATGCCCGACGGCGCAAATCTGCGGCGACGCGTGCTGCCCCACGGGCGAGACCTGCGCGCTCGGGACGACGTGCGCCCGCGAGCAGCCGCCTTGCACGACGAACGACGATTGCTTGTTCGATAGCTACTGCCACGAGGGGAAATGCGTCCCCTATGGCATTCCCGGCGCGCAGGAGAACGATCCGAGCTGCACGAGCCCCGTGGAAATCGGCGCCATCGTGCCGTCCGAGCAATGCCGCTGGACCGGGCCGCCCGACGGCGACGCGCATCCGAACAACTTTCAGGTGATGGCCACGCCCGTCGTCGTCGATTTCGATTTCGACAGCGACCCGAACACGCTCTCGCCCTCCATCGTCTTCACCTCGTTCCCCACGGCGGGCAGCTACACGAACCCCGGCGTCCTGCGCGTCATCAGCGGGAAGGATTGCTCGCAACAATTCAGCTTCGACGCCGCGGCGGACGCGACCATGTCGCCCGCGTCGGTGGCCGTCGGTGACCTCGACGGCGATGGCCGGGCGGAAATCGTCGCGGCGCGCCACGGCGGCGGCGTCCTTGCGTTCCGCTTCGATCCCGCGACGAATACGTTCGCCCAGCTCTGGCGCTCCGGCACGTGCCCCGGAGGCTCCGGCCCGCCGACCACGTTCGACACGACGGGCGGCGCGGACAAATGGAGCGGGCCTTCGATTCACGACCTCGACGACGACGGCAAACCCGAGATCCTCTACGGCGCCACGGTCTACCGCGCCGATGGCTGCATGGCGTCGAACAGCCTCGGCTTCCCTGCCTACAGCAAGGGCCTCGTGCCCGTCGTCGCCGATGTCGACGAGGATGGGAAGATGGAGCTCGTGCTCGGCAATGGCATCTATCAATGGGATGCCGCGGCCGGCGATTGGGTCGTGGAGGCTTATTTCGCGCCCGGCGGCCTCGCCGCGGGTCAGGTGGCCGTGGCCGAGCTCGGCAACTTCCCGCTGGAGGCGTTCGGCGGACAGGATCGCGCGGAGGTCGTGGTCGTGTCGGGCGGGAGCATTCGCGTGCAGACGCTCACCGGCACCGTGGTCTTCGGGCCCGTCACGATCCCGGGCGGCGGCACGGGCGGTCCCCCCACGATCGCCGATTTCGACGGGGATGGCCGGCGCGAATTCGCGAGCGCGGGCGGGACGCAGTACGTCGTCTTCGATTTCGACTGCCTCGCGGGCGGCGACCCCGCGAAATGCGGCGGGCAAGCGCCGGGCACGGGCATCCTCTGGAGCCAGCCTTCGAAGGACGCGAGCTCCAACGTGACCGGGTCGAGCGTCTTCGACTTCGATTACGACGGCAAGGCCGAGGCGGTCTACGCCGACGAATGTTTCCTCCGCGTCTACGACGGGACGACGGGCGCCGTCATTTACAGCGTCGCGCGTTCGTCGGGGACGACCTACGAGAACCCCGTGATCGTGGACGTGGACGGGGATTACCACACGGAGATCGTCACGGCCGTGAACAACTACGCGGGCAACCTCGGCTGCCCCGCCACGGATCCGCTCTTCCCGAACGCGACGTTCAGCCAGAACCACGGCATTCTGGTCCTGCGCGACGAGCAGGAGCGCTGGGCGGCCTCGCGGCCGGTGTGGAATCAGCACGCGTACGCCGTCACGCACGTCGGCGATCACGGCGAGATCCCCAAGACGTCGAGCGTGGCGATCAACTGGAAGGCGCCGGAGCTCAACAATTTCCGCCAGAACGTGCAGGGCGACCTCGAAGCGCTCGGGCAGCCCGATCTCACGGCGGGCGGGGACGTGGGCGCCGTGAAATGCGTGGGGACCCTCGCGACGATCGAGGCCCGGGTATGCAACCGCGGCACGCTCCCGATGGTGAGCGGCACCGAGGTCACGTTTTATGACGGCTCGGCGATGGGGCCCGCGCTCTGCACGGCCGCGATCCCGGTCGCGCTCGGCGTGAAGGAGTGCACGATCGTGAGTTGCCAGGCGGATCTCGGCGGCAAGAAGCTCGACATCTACGTCCGCGTCGACCCGCAGACGCAGACGCTCGAGTGCCACGAGAAGAACAACGACGCCCTTTATACCGGCGTCGAGTGCGGCGCCGTGCCGAACTGACGCCCTCCCTTCGTGCTCCCATGTATCATCCCTCCCTGGAGGTGATGATGCACGCCCCGCGCTTTTCCTCGATAAAGAGCCCCCTCGCCGCCCTCGGCGTTCTCCTCGCGACGCTCGGCGCCGCAAAGACCGCCTCGGCCACGGGCATGCAGGGCCATATCTACATGGCCCAGTGCGCCGCCGAGCAGGTCACGGAGCCGCGGCTCCGCGCCGTCTTCGATGCCCACCTGAACGACCTCTCGAACGGCGCATTTTTCCCCGACTCCGGCTACACCGCCGAGGACCACGATCAAGGCGAAATCCCGCACTGGGAGCAATACGTGCAAGGATACGTCGAGCTGATCCGCGCGCGGTACGGGGACAAGCCGCTCGACAACCCGGAAGCCGCGGTGCACGTGGCGTTCTTGATGGGGCTCGCGGCGCATGGGATCACGGATTCGACGTTTGATTCGCTGCTCTACGAGCGCGCGGACCAGGTCGACCCGGGCGACATGGATACCTTCGACATGGCGATGGACATCTTCCTCGTCCACGACCATCCGCGGTATTACCTGCCCGAGGTCGCCGTCGACGCGAAGACACAAAGCGAGATCTTCGAGCAGAAGATCGCCCATCCCGTGACGCCCGAGGCGATCCAGAAGGCCATGTCGACGGCCAGGTCCGGCATCTTCTTGGTGGCGAACTACCTGTACATCGGCGCCGACGAGTACGGGGAGAGGTTCCCCTGGGCCCGGCAAAGCCTGCGTGATCCGCGGACGCCCGGCGGATATCCGTTCGGCGCCCGGGTCACGATGGGGTATTACCGCGAGATCCTCCGCCGCCTCGACGGCGATCCCTCGGCCGACGCCGTGGTCATCGGCCAATACCCGGACGAGGCTTATCCGCTCGCGACGCTCGAGAACACGCGGCCCGACGGGAACATCGTGTTGTTCTTCGGCGAGGGAATGGACCGGGCCACGATCGACGACGCGGTCGTGACCGTGCGCGACGGCGCAGGGGCCGTGGTTCCCACGACGGTCAGCGTGTATCGCGGCGACCAGTGGGCGAACGTGCTGCGCATTGCGGCGCAGCAGCCCTGGCAGCCGTCGACGAAATACACGGCGACCTTGCACAAGTCGATCAAGACGCTCGCCGGCGTCTCGCCGACCGAGGATCACGTCTTTTCGTTCACGACCTGCACGCCGGCGTCCCCGGGCGGCGATTGCCCGGTGCAGGTCGGGCCGCCGCCCGCCTCGTCCTGCCCGAAGCTCGACGCGGGGTATACGATGCGGCCCGAGGAGATGCCGCCGGAGGAGGAGGAGCCGCCTCCGCCGACGAACGTGGATCCCGTCACGCAGGACGAGAGCAGCTGTACGGCCGCGCCGGCCCGCCGCGAGGCGAGCGCCGGGTCGCTTCTTGCGCTCGCCGGCGCATGCATGGCGCTCGTCGCACGGCGGCGCGGCCGTCGTCCCTGATCAGCCGCACATCCCGTTCGGCAAGCACCGCTCGCCCACGCCGCATGCCGTGCCGCCGCAGGTGCACTGCCCGTTGCCCCCGCACGTGCCCGCCGTTCCGGCATTACAATCGGCGTCCGCGTCGCAGCGGCACGTGGGCGCCTGCGGGATCATGCCGCCGCAGACGAAGCCGGTCGGGCACGCGCGGCCACAAGCGCCGCAGTTCGCGGCGTCCGTGTAGGGATTCACGCAGGCCGCGGGGCTCTGGCAGCAGAGCATGTTCGCGGCGCACGCGGCGCCGCCGTTGCACGTGCATGCATTGCCCATGCACACCTCGCCGGCCGCGCAGGTCGTCCCATTGCAGCTACAGAGCCCCGCCTGGGGGGAGGGGCAGCTGCCGCCTCCGCCGCACTCGTTGTTCGTGCTGCAGCCGCAGAACTTCTGCTGGAGGGGGCCGCGGTCGCAGTCGAGACCGCCGCTGCAATCGTTGCCGCAGCCGCCGCAGTTGGCGTCGTCTTGCTGGGCGTTCCGCTCGCAGCCGTTGTCGTTGCCCAACGCGGGCATCGTGCAGTTCGCGAACCCGAGATCACACGTCGAATCGCAGACGCCGGCCGTGCAGCTCTTCGAGGCGACGTTCGTCCCGGAGCACGCGCGGCCGCAGACGCCGCAATGGTCGATGTTCGTCGCCGTGTTCGTCTCGCAGCCGTCCGAGGGATCGTTGTTGCAATCGCCCGTCCCCGCCGCGCAGCCGAGCGTGCACATCCCGTTCGTGCATGTCGCCAGCGGGCCGCCGGGACAGACGTTGTTGCACGCGCCGCAGTTCATCGGGTCGTTCTGGAGGTTCAGCTCGCAGCCCGTGGCGTCCATCATGTCGCAATCGCCGAAGCCGTTTTCGCACGCGCCGAGCGTGCACGTGCCCATGTCGCACGTCTCGGCCGCGTTCGCGAAGTCGCACGTGTCGCCGCAGAAGTTGCAATCGAGCAGCGTGCCGAGCGCGGTCTCGCAGCCGTCGCTCGTGTTCATGTTGCAATCGGCCGTCCCCGGTTCGCAGGGGTTCGGCTCGCACTTGCCCTCGACGCAGGACTCGAAGACGGTGCAGGCCGAGTCACAGCCGCCGCAATGCAGCGGATCCGCCTGGGTGTTCGCCTCGCAGCCGGTCTGCGCCATCATGTCGCAATCGGCGAACCCCGGCGTGCACGGGCCGAGCCCGCACTGGCCCGCCTCGCACGTCGCCGTCGCGTTCGCCGCCATGCAGGCCGTGCCGCACCCGCCGCAGTTGCTCGGGTCGGTGGCCGTGTTCGACTCGCACCCGCTCGTCGCGAGGCCGTCGCAATCGGAGAACCCCGCCTCGCACGTGCCCACGGCGCAGGCGCCGTCGACACACACGGCCGTCGCATTCGCGACGTTGCAGGGGCTGCACCCCGCGCCGCAGCCGAAGGCCGGATCGTCGGCGGCGACGCACACGTCATTGCAGCTCACCTGGCCGGTCGGGCACGCAGACGAGCCGCCATTGCCACCGCTGCCCCCCGTCGGTTCGAACTGATCGAAATCCTGGGTACAGCTCGCGACACCCAGGCCCGCGAGGGCCAAGGCCATGAGGGCAGACAAAACACCAAACCGCATCGACGCCTCCGTCGGGGAAAACCGCGACCTCGGGCACGATTATCCAGATCGGCGGAAAGTTCAATTGTTTTGTCGATGTACGCCCGGCAGGAGGGGGGCGCGCCGGCCGCAAAAACGGAGGCGTCGTCAGATTTCGGCCTTCACGGCCGTCGCCTCGGTCTTGCCGAAGATCCGCGTGAGGACGACGTAGAGGGCACCCGAGACGAAGAAGCCCACGAACCAGGCATAGTTGTAGAGCTTCATCCACATCGGGTCGACGGTCATGACCTTGATCGTCCCGAGGAACCCCGGCAGGTTCGGCAGGATGCCCGCGCAGAGGGCGATGATCGCCGCCAGGTTGAAGCCGCCCCGGTACCAGTAGGAGCCCTCGCGCACGTAGAGCTGCACGAGGTCGAGCTTCGTTTTGCGGATGATGAAATAATCCGCGATGAGAATACCGCCGATCGCGCCGAGCAGCGCCGAATACCCGACGAGCCACGTGAAGATGTACCCCGACGGGTCCGAAACGAGCCGCCAGGGCTGGATCAGAATGCCGATCACGCCCGTGATGAAGCCGCCCGTGCGGAAGGAGATGCCCTTCGGCCAGAGGTTCGCGAAATCGTTCGCCGGGCTCACCACGTTCGCCGCGATGTTCGTGGCGAGCGTCGCGATGCAGAGCGAGAAGAGCGCGACCACGAGCAGGACCGGGTTCTTGAACTTCGTGATGAGCACGACCGGATCCCAGATCGTCTCGCCGTAGATCACCGCCGTCGCCGAGGTGACCGCCACGCCGATGAACGAATAGAGGCCCATCGTGGTGGGCAGCCCGAGCGCCTGCCCCACGACCTGATCCCGCTGCGAATACGCGTACCGCGTGAAATCAGGGATGTTCAGCGAGAGCGTCGCCCAGAAGCCGATCATGCCCGTGAGCGCGGGGAAGAAGAACGACCAGAACTGGCCCTCTTTTTTCCCGCCCGCGGCGAACGCCGAGGGCGTGTCGAGCATCGGCCCGAACCCGCCCGCCTTGCCATAGGCCCACGCGAGCAGCGCGAGCCCGAGCGCGATGAGCAAGGGGGCTTTGATGTTCAGGAGGACCCGGATCGAATCGATCCCCTTGTGGATGACCCACATGTTGATCCCCCAGAAAAACAGGAAGCAGAGGAGCTGGGGGACGCTGATGCCGAGGATGTCCGCGGGCGCGCTCTCCCACGAGGGGACGAACACGGCGATGATCTTGTAAATCGCCCAGCCCCCGATCCACGCCTGGATCCCGAACCAGCCGCACGCGACGAGCGCGCGCAGGATCGCCGGGATGTTCGCGCCGAGAATGCCAAACGACGGGCGGCAGTACACCGGGAAAGGAATGCCGTACTTGGTGCCCGCGTGCGCATTCAAGATCATCGGCAAGAGGACGATCGTGTTGCCGAGGAAAATCGTCACCACGGCCTGCCACCAGCTCATCCCCTCGGCGATGAGCGAGGAGGCGAGCATGTACGTGGGCACGCAGGCCGACATCGAGATCCAGAGCGCGGCGATGTCCTTCATCGCCCACTTGCGATCCTTGATCCGTGTCGGTTCGAGGTCGTGGTTGATGTAGGGCGAGACGATCTCGCCCTCGATCTCGTGAATGTCACCGGAGACGCGGACGGCGAGGCGAGCGTCGGTCGTCATGGAGGGCCCCCGCAGAGATGGGATCTGATCAGCCGCTAACGTTTGGCACGCTCGACCTCGGTGACGTGAAGGCCCCCGGGGACGAAATCGGCGCCGCGCTGGACACGATCGTTCCAGCTCTCGTTCGGTTTGCCCGAGGGCACTTCCTTCATCGTGATGCAGCCCGAGACGGGGCAAACGAGCTGGCAAAGATTGCAGCCGATGCACTCGTCATCGTCGACGAACGGGACGCGCGCGCCCGGCGCCCCTCCCCTCGCCGTGACCGCGCGGTCCGGGATGAGCTTCGGGATGTGGGTATGCCCGGCCTTGCGCGCCTGCTCCTCGGTGCGGCCAGGCAGGTGGATGCACTGGTGCGCGCCGTCCATGCAGGCGACGTAGCAGAGCTGGCAGCCGATGCATTTGTCGGTCGAGATGTCCGCGACGACACGATAGCCGAGGTCGAGCTCGCCCCAGTTCTTGTATTGCGGCGCGGCCCGGCCCCGGAGGTCCAGGATCGATTTCATGCCCTTCGAATCGAGGAAATCGTTCAGGCCCTCGATCATGTCCTCGACGATGCGGTAGCCATAATGCATGACCGCCGTGCAAACCTGCACGCTCGTGCAGCCGAGCGCGATGAACTCGGCCGCGTCGCGCCAGTTCGAGATGCCGCCGATGCCCGAGATCGGGAGCTTCGCGACGTACGGATGCCGCGTCAATTCGCCGACCATGTGCAGCGCGACGGGCTTGACCGCCGGTCCGCAATAACCGCCGTTCGTCGAGGCGTTCCCGACGCGCGGCAAGGGCACCATCCGGTCGAGGTCGATGGCCATGATCGACTTGATCGTATTGATCAAGGAGATCCCATGCGCCCCGGATTCGAGCACCGCCTCGCCCGGCTCGACGATGTCCGTCACGTTCGGGCTGAGCTTGACGATGACCGGCTTCGTCGCGAATTCGACGGCCCAGCGCGCGATTTCCCGGAGCACCTTCGGCTCCGAGCTCACGGCCGAGCCCATCCCGCGCTCGCACATGCCGTGCGGGCAGCCGAAATTCAGCTCGTGGCCGTCCGAGCCCGCCTCCTCGGCGCGCTGGATGATCTCCTTCCACTCCTCCTTCGTCTCGACCATGAGCGAAGTGATGACGGCGTGGTTCGGGTAGCGGCGCTTGACTTCGCGAATCTCGCGGAGGTTCACTTCGAGCGGGCGGTCCGTGATGAGCTCGATGTTGTTGAGCCCCATCATGCGCGTATTGCCGTAATCGATGCCGCCAAACCGGCTCGACACGTTGACGATCGGGTTGCCGAGCGTCTTCCACACGGCGCCGCCCCAGCCGGCGTCGAACGCGCGCATGACCTGGTCGCCCGTGTTCGTGGGCGGCGCCGAGGCGAGCCAGAACGGGTTCGGGCTCTTGATACCCGCGAAATCAATCGATAGATCTGCCATGTCTCAGGCTCCCACGCCCATCAGGTACGCGTGCATGCTCGTGACCGCGATCTTCGCCTCGCCGACCGCGTTCACGACCTCTTTGCCGCCGTTGACGCAATCGCCGGCGCTCCAGACCTTGGGGTTGCCGGTGCGGTAGGTCTTCGGATCGACGATGACCCGGCCGCGCATGTCGAGCTCGACGCCCGGGAACGAGCGCGCGACCTCGGTCATGCGGCTCTGGCCGACCGCGACGACCACGAGGTCCGCCCGGAGGTCTTCCTCGGTGCCGGCGACGGGCTTTTTGTCCTCGGTCCGGATCACGCGCATGCCCGTGACCTTGCCCATGTTGTCCCGTAAAACCGCGACCGGGGAGCGCTCGCAGAGGACCTTCATGCCGTCGACGCGTCCGCTCGCGAGCTCATGCTCGTAAGCCGAGAGGTCTTCCTCGCCGCCGCGATAGAGCATGGTCGCGTCGATGCCGAGCAAGGCGAGCTCGTGCGCGACGTCGACGGCCGTATTGCCGCCGCCGACGACGATCACCCGGTCGACGCCCTTGAAGCGCAGCGTCGGGTCGGCCTTGAGCCGCTCGATGAGGTGCGTCGCGCCCACCACGCCGCCGCCGTCCTCGCCGGGGATCTTGAGGCGCGAATCCGGGCCGAGGCCGAGGCCGAGGAAGACCGCGTCGTATTGCCGAAGCAGCGCCGAGGCCGAGACCTCCTCGGGCGAGCCCGAGACGGGGACGATCTCCACACCCTGAAAAAGCTCGACGTTTCCGAGCGAGAGCACCCAGGTGATCTCCTGGAGCGCGTCCTCGACCTTCATCTTGTACGGGGCGATGCCCAGCGTATTGAGGCCGCCCGGCAGGAGCTTCTTTTCGTAAATGGCCGCCTCGTGCCCTTCGAGCGCGAGCCAGCCGGCCGCCGCGATGGACGCCGGGCCCGCGCCGACGAGCGCGATGCGCTTGCCCGTCGGCGCCTTGGGCTTGAAGATCTGCGGATCCTCGGCGAGCGCCTTCTCCACGGCATACCGCTGGAGCCGGCCGATCTTGATCGGATCGCGATGCCAGTCGTTGTAGACGCAAGCGCCGGCGCAGAGGACCTCCACCGGACATACCTGGCCACACGACTTGCCGAGCAGGTTCTGCGAGAGAATGGTGCGCGCCGCGCCCTTGACGTTGCCCGTGCCGATCTTCCGGATGAACGTGGGAATGTCGATCGCGGTCGGGCACGCCTTGATGCAGGGCGCGTCCACGCAATACAGGCATCGGTTCGCCTCGGCGATGGCCTCGGCGTCCTCGTACGGCGGCTTCTTGTCCTCGTAAAGGACCTCGAGCCGATCCCCCTCGACGTCCGGGATGTGCGGCGAATGATGGGTCATCGGACCTCCCTTGCGGCAGCCGGCGCCTCGAGCTTGCGCGGGAGATAACGCCCCGCGCCGCGCACGACGTCGAGCTTGCCGTCCTTGTATTGGACGCGGCCGTGGACGATGGTGTGGCTCACCTTGCCCTTGACCTCGAATCCCTCGAAGATGTTGCGATCGCAGCGGTGGTGGTGCGTCTTCGCCGAAATGACGCTCGACCCCTTGGGATCGAAGATCACGATGTCGGCGTCGGCGCCCGGCACGATCGCGCCCTTGCGCGGATAGAGGCCGAAAATCTTCGCGGGCTGCGTGGAGAAGAGATCAACGAAGCGGTTCACGTCGATGTGGCCGCCGAGGACGCCGTAGGTCCAGAGCAGGCCGAGGCGATTCTCGATGCCCGCCGCGCCGTTCGGGATCTTCGTGAAATTGTCCCGGCCCATGTCCTTCTGGCCGACCTGATTGAACGGGCAATGGTCCGTCGCGACCACTTGAATGAGCCCCGAGGCGATGCCCGCCCAGAGCGCTTCCTGGTGGCCCTTCGGCCGGATCGGCGGGCTCATGACGTACGCCGCGCCCTCGAAATCGGGCTTGTCGTAGACCGAATCGTCGAGGATCAGGTATTGCGGGCACGTTTCGGCGAAGACGAGCTGGCCGCGCCGGCGCGCGTCGGTGACGGCGTCGAGCGCCTCGCGACACGTGAGGTGGACGATGTAAATGGGCTCGCCGATCATACGCGCCATCATGATCGCGCGGTTCGTCGCCTCGCCCTCGACGGGCGAGGGGCGCGAGAGGGCGTGGTACTTCGGGTCGAGCTTGCCCTCGGCCACGAGCTTCTTCTGCAAGGCGACGACGACATCGCCGTGCTCGGCGTGCACCGTGACGAGCGCGCCGAGGTCCTTCGCCGTCTGCATGACCTGGATGAGCTCGACGTCGTCGACGCCGATCGCGCCGCGATAGGCCATGAACGTCTTGAAGGAGGGAATGCCCTCCTCGCGGACGCATTGCTCCATCTCGGACTTCGTGCGGTCGCCCCACCAGGTGACCGCCATGTGGAAGGCATAATCGGCGACGGCCTTCTTCGCCTTCTCCTTCCACATGGCCAGGCCGTCGAGCAAATGCTGGCCGCGCGCAGGGATGACGAAATCGATGATCGACGTGGTGCCGCCGGCGACGCCCGCCGCGGTGCCCGTCTCGAAATCGTCGGAGCTCTCCGTGCCCATGAACGGCAGCTCCATGTGCACGTGCGCGTCGATGCCGCCCGGGAAGACGAGCTGGCCCGAGGCGTCGATGACGACGTCGTCCGCGCCCTGCTTCACGAGCCCGGACCCGACCGCCACGATCTTGTCGCCATCGCAATACACGTCGCCGACAAACTTGTCGGACGCGGTGACGATCTCGCCATTCTTGATCAGGATGCCCATCTCGTCCTCCCGAACGCCCCTCGATCAGGGCAAGAGCTTGACCATGTCCTCGTACGTCTCGGGCCGGCGGTCGCGATAGAACTGCCAGGTGCGCCGCACTTCCTCGATCAGGTCGAGGTCCATCTCCGCGACGACGAGCTCGTCACGGTCCTCGCTTCCGACGGCGAGGAAATTGCCCCGCGGATCGCAGAAATAGCTGGTCCCGTAGAATTTGCCGATGTTCCACGGCGCCTCGGTGCCGACGCGGTTACTCGCCGCGATGTAATACCCGTTCGCCACGGCGTGCGCGGGCTGCTCCAGCTTCCAGAGGTATTGGGACAAACCGGCCACGGTCGCCGAGGGGTTGAAGACGATCTCGGCGCCGTTCAGGCCGAGCAGGCGCGCGCCCTCGGGGAAATGGCGGTCGTAGCAGATGTAGACGCCGATCTTCGCATACCGCGTCTGGAACGTGGGATACCCGAGGTTGCCCGGCTTGAAGAAATATTTCTCCCAGAAGCCGTTCGTCTGCGGGATGTGGTTCTTCCGGTATTTGCCGAGGTACGTCCCGTCCGCGTCGATGACGGCCGCCGTGTTGTAATACACGCCGGCCTGCTCCCGCTCGTAGACGGGAATGATCATCGCCATCTGGTACTTCTTCGCGTACTCGGCGAGGCGCGTGACCGTGGGGCCGTTCGGGACTGCCTCAGCCGTGTCGCACCATTTCGCGTCCTGCGAGGGGCAGAAATACGGGGTGTTGAAGACCTCCTGCAAGCAGAGGATCTGCACGCCCTTCTTGCCCGCCTCCTCGATGTACGGGAGGTGCTTTTCGTACATCGCGTCGCGGATCGCGAGCACCGAGGCGCTCGGATCATTGAGCGGATTGCTACACTGGATGAGCCCGCCGATGACTTTCCTGGCCATTAGAACCACCTCTCGATGACGATCTTGCGCTCGGTGTAGAAGTCGACGCCGGCCGCGCCGTGCGCCTTCGTGTCACCATAGAGGCTCGCCTTCTGGCCGCCGAACGGGAAGAAGGCCATGGGCGCCGCGACGCCGATGTTCACGCCGACCATGCCCGCCTCGACACGAGCGCCGAACTCGCGCGCGGCCTTGCCGTTCGTCGTGTAGATGCTCGACGCGTTGCCGTATTCGCTCGCATTCGCGAGCCGGATCGCCTCGTCGAGGTCCTTCGCCCGCATGAAACACGCGACCGGCCCGAAGATCTCCTCGCGCCCGATCACCATGTCGGGGCGCACGTCCTCGAAGATCGTCGGCCCGATCCAGTTGCCATCCGGCAGGCCCTCCACCGTCGCGTTGCGGCCGTCGAGCACGAGCCGCGCGCCCTCCTGGATGCCCTTCTCGATGTACGAGAGCACGCGGTCCTTGTGCGCCCCCGAGACGACGGGGCCGAGCGTGGTGCCGGGCGCCTTGCCGTCGCCGAGCACGAG
Protein-coding sequences here:
- the hisG gene encoding ATP phosphoribosyltransferase, which translates into the protein MNEGPLSIAVPKGRILKALAPLFSRAGLDVGPLLADDRRLVRDDAAGRLRYVFLKPDDVPTYVEYGAVDLGIAGRDTLLEKKADLYTPLDLGIGRCRLAVAGPRGKPAPDVPRVATKYPRIAADFFAKKGIQAEVIPVSGSVELAPLVGLSDLIVDVVETGKTLEENDLEVIETVAEVSTMLIANRAAYKLRAAEIRPLCEALGKAVAEAASP
- a CDS encoding FG-GAP repeat domain-containing protein; translated protein: MNMRGTMRVAALGLLAGGMVFACGDGGSTTSTGTNAGGSGGAGGATGGGGTGGDAGSGGDVFTDAGCPTAQICGDACCPTGETCALGTTCAREQPPCTTNDDCLFDSYCHEGKCVPYGIPGAQENDPSCTSPVEIGAIVPSEQCRWTGPPDGDAHPNNFQVMATPVVVDFDFDSDPNTLSPSIVFTSFPTAGSYTNPGVLRVISGKDCSQQFSFDAAADATMSPASVAVGDLDGDGRAEIVAARHGGGVLAFRFDPATNTFAQLWRSGTCPGGSGPPTTFDTTGGADKWSGPSIHDLDDDGKPEILYGATVYRADGCMASNSLGFPAYSKGLVPVVADVDEDGKMELVLGNGIYQWDAAAGDWVVEAYFAPGGLAAGQVAVAELGNFPLEAFGGQDRAEVVVVSGGSIRVQTLTGTVVFGPVTIPGGGTGGPPTIADFDGDGRREFASAGGTQYVVFDFDCLAGGDPAKCGGQAPGTGILWSQPSKDASSNVTGSSVFDFDYDGKAEAVYADECFLRVYDGTTGAVIYSVARSSGTTYENPVIVDVDGDYHTEIVTAVNNYAGNLGCPATDPLFPNATFSQNHGILVLRDEQERWAASRPVWNQHAYAVTHVGDHGEIPKTSSVAINWKAPELNNFRQNVQGDLEALGQPDLTAGGDVGAVKCVGTLATIEARVCNRGTLPMVSGTEVTFYDGSAMGPALCTAAIPVALGVKECTIVSCQADLGGKKLDIYVRVDPQTQTLECHEKNNDALYTGVECGAVPN
- a CDS encoding Ig-like domain-containing protein, translating into MYHPSLEVMMHAPRFSSIKSPLAALGVLLATLGAAKTASATGMQGHIYMAQCAAEQVTEPRLRAVFDAHLNDLSNGAFFPDSGYTAEDHDQGEIPHWEQYVQGYVELIRARYGDKPLDNPEAAVHVAFLMGLAAHGITDSTFDSLLYERADQVDPGDMDTFDMAMDIFLVHDHPRYYLPEVAVDAKTQSEIFEQKIAHPVTPEAIQKAMSTARSGIFLVANYLYIGADEYGERFPWARQSLRDPRTPGGYPFGARVTMGYYREILRRLDGDPSADAVVIGQYPDEAYPLATLENTRPDGNIVLFFGEGMDRATIDDAVVTVRDGAGAVVPTTVSVYRGDQWANVLRIAAQQPWQPSTKYTATLHKSIKTLAGVSPTEDHVFSFTTCTPASPGGDCPVQVGPPPASSCPKLDAGYTMRPEEMPPEEEEPPPPTNVDPVTQDESSCTAAPARREASAGSLLALAGACMALVARRRGRRP
- a CDS encoding NCS1 family nucleobase:cation symporter-1, which encodes MTTDARLAVRVSGDIHEIEGEIVSPYINHDLEPTRIKDRKWAMKDIAALWISMSACVPTYMLASSLIAEGMSWWQAVVTIFLGNTIVLLPMILNAHAGTKYGIPFPVYCRPSFGILGANIPAILRALVACGWFGIQAWIGGWAIYKIIAVFVPSWESAPADILGISVPQLLCFLFFWGINMWVIHKGIDSIRVLLNIKAPLLIALGLALLAWAYGKAGGFGPMLDTPSAFAAGGKKEGQFWSFFFPALTGMIGFWATLSLNIPDFTRYAYSQRDQVVGQALGLPTTMGLYSFIGVAVTSATAVIYGETIWDPVVLITKFKNPVLLVVALFSLCIATLATNIAANVVSPANDFANLWPKGISFRTGGFITGVIGILIQPWRLVSDPSGYIFTWLVGYSALLGAIGGILIADYFIIRKTKLDLVQLYVREGSYWYRGGFNLAAIIALCAGILPNLPGFLGTIKVMTVDPMWMKLYNYAWFVGFFVSGALYVVLTRIFGKTEATAVKAEI